The following DNA comes from Enterobacter sp. SA187.
CCCTCTTCCACCACGTCGGCATAATAACGATCGAACAGTTTACGCAGCATGCGCACCTGCTCTTCTTCCGGAATATCGGCCTGGTCAACGGCAGGTTTACCCATTGATGAGCGTAAAGCCGCGCGCTCCTGACGGGCCCAGTTCAGCGCCCGCTGCATCAGCACATCAGCGCCGTTGCCAATCCAGGTGATCACACGCTCTTCCCCCGCCTGCGGCAGTTCCAGCGCGTAGAGCGCCATGTCCACCGCATGGGTTAAGCCCGGCGCGCTGTCAACCAGCGTGCCGTCGAGATCGAATGCCACGCCACGAATATCCTGCATCTTATTCATGACCGACCTTTGCGAGTTCACTGCGCATTTCATCAATCACCTGCTTATAGTCTGGCTTGTCAAAAATGGCTGAGCCTGCCACAAACATGTCAGCACCGGCAGCGGCGATATCGCGGATATTGCTCGCCTTCACGCCGCCGTCCACTTCCAGACGAATATCCCGGCCGGAAGCGTCAATGCGGCGACGCACTTCGCGCAGCTTATCCAGCGTGTGCGGAATAAATGACTGACCGCCAAAGCCGGGGTTGACGGACATCAGCAGGATCACGTCCAGCTTGTCCATCACATAATCGAGGTAGTTCAGGGAGGTGGCCGGATTCAACACCAGCCCGGCTTTACAGCCGTGTTCTTTGATCAGTTGCAGCGTGCGGTCCACGTGCTCGGACGCTTCAGGATGAAAGGTGATTATGCTGGCGCCCGCCGCGGCAAAATCCGGCACCAGTCTGTCGACCGGTTTTACCATCAGATGCACGTCAATCGGGGCG
Coding sequences within:
- the rpe gene encoding ribulose-phosphate 3-epimerase codes for the protein MKQYLIAPSILSADFARLGEDTAKALAAGGDVVHFDVMDNHYVPNLTMGPMVLKSLRNYGITAPIDVHLMVKPVDRLVPDFAAAGASIITFHPEASEHVDRTLQLIKEHGCKAGLVLNPATSLNYLDYVMDKLDVILLMSVNPGFGGQSFIPHTLDKLREVRRRIDASGRDIRLEVDGGVKASNIRDIAAAGADMFVAGSAIFDKPDYKQVIDEMRSELAKVGHE